One genomic segment of Helicobacter enhydrae includes these proteins:
- a CDS encoding alanine/glycine:cation symporter family protein — translation MEERIIEFLGSINTFAYGYYLVILLIAVSVFYSFKLGFVQLSMLKEGFKVIMEKRDGNHDRISSFQALAISVASRVGIGNIAGIAVAIASGGAGAVFWMWVMAFFGGASAFAESTLAQIYKTRDGDGFKGGPAYYMQKALNQKWLGILFAISLILTYAFGFNGLQSYTMTSAFAVYYPDPNAFEHSHWTIVIGIASSVIAGVMFFSKSTLIGKINAYVVPAMALFYIALALIVTLMNLSSLPAVLADIFSKAFDFQAIFGGFAGSAVVIGIKRGLFATEAGMGSAPNAAAAADTTHPVKQGLVQAISVLIGVTICTSTAFLVLFSQAYADGGSTALPLVQKAMEGFFGPIGLHFVSIAVVCFALTSLLGNYYYAQANIKYLTDSKAVMFLFNVLAVLAVYIGSQMKLEIAWELADVLMAIMATLNIVAIFFLAPIVHKTLKDFQAQRRQGKEPVFDPKKLGIQNTECW, via the coding sequence ATGGAAGAAAGAATTATCGAGTTTTTGGGAAGTATCAACACTTTTGCCTATGGTTACTATTTGGTTATTTTACTGATTGCAGTCAGCGTATTTTATAGCTTCAAACTTGGGTTTGTTCAATTGAGTATGCTCAAAGAAGGCTTCAAAGTGATTATGGAAAAACGAGATGGCAATCACGACAGAATCAGCTCGTTTCAAGCTCTTGCGATTTCTGTAGCTTCTCGCGTTGGGATCGGAAATATCGCAGGGATTGCAGTAGCGATTGCTTCAGGTGGTGCTGGTGCAGTGTTTTGGATGTGGGTGATGGCGTTTTTTGGAGGAGCAAGTGCTTTTGCAGAATCCACGCTCGCACAGATTTACAAAACACGCGATGGCGATGGCTTCAAAGGGGGTCCTGCTTACTATATGCAAAAAGCACTCAACCAAAAATGGCTTGGCATTTTGTTTGCAATCTCTCTCATTCTAACTTATGCCTTTGGATTCAATGGTTTGCAATCCTATACAATGACTTCTGCATTTGCAGTGTATTATCCCGATCCAAACGCATTTGAACATAGTCACTGGACGATTGTCATTGGTATCGCTTCCTCTGTCATTGCTGGGGTTATGTTTTTTAGCAAAAGCACACTCATTGGCAAAATCAACGCCTATGTCGTCCCTGCAATGGCACTCTTTTATATCGCTCTAGCTCTTATTGTCACACTTATGAATCTCTCTTCACTTCCTGCGGTGTTGGCAGACATCTTTTCCAAAGCATTTGATTTTCAAGCCATCTTTGGAGGATTTGCTGGAAGTGCTGTTGTGATTGGTATCAAAAGAGGACTTTTTGCGACAGAGGCAGGAATGGGTTCTGCTCCAAATGCTGCTGCTGCTGCTGACACAACACATCCTGTCAAACAAGGACTAGTGCAAGCCATCAGCGTGCTTATTGGGGTTACCATCTGCACTAGCACCGCTTTCTTGGTGCTCTTCTCTCAAGCCTATGCCGATGGAGGAAGCACCGCATTGCCTCTAGTCCAAAAAGCGATGGAAGGGTTTTTTGGTCCAATAGGATTGCATTTTGTTAGCATTGCTGTTGTGTGCTTCGCACTCACTTCTCTTCTAGGAAACTACTACTATGCACAAGCCAATATCAAATATCTCACAGATTCTAAAGCCGTGATGTTTCTTTTCAATGTTTTGGCAGTTTTGGCTGTCTATATTGGCTCACAAATGAAGCTTGAAATTGCTTGGGAACTTGCTGATGTACTGATGGCGATTATGGCGACACTCAATATCGTTGCAATCTTTTTCTTGGCACCCATTGTGCATAAAACTCTCAAAGATTTTCAAGCGCAAAGACGCCAAGGCAAAGAACCTGTTTTTGATCCCAAAAAATTGGGTATCCAAAATACAGAGTGCTGGTGA